From the Calonectris borealis chromosome 12, bCalBor7.hap1.2, whole genome shotgun sequence genome, one window contains:
- the SLC9A5 gene encoding sodium/hydrogen exchanger 5 isoform X2 → MQPPAASPGPAAPAGAELLRWQWREVQAPCLVAAWILVASLAKIVFHLSRKVTSIVPESCLLILLGLGLGGIVLAVAKKAEFQLEPNMFFLFLLPPIVLDSGYFMPSRLFFDNIGAILTYAVVGTLWNSFTTGTALWGLHRAGLMDPGVEAGLMDFLLFGSLISAVDPVAVLAVFEEVHVNETLFIIVFGESLLNDAVTVVLYKVFNSFVELGPAHIHATDYVKGVASFFLVSLGGTAVGLLFAFLLALITRFTKRVRIIEPLFVFLLAYVAYLAAEMVSLSSILAVTFCGICCKKYVEANISQKSRTTVKYTMKTLASSSETIIFMFLGISAVDTSKWAWDTALVLGTLFFILLFRAVGVVLQTYVLNRFRLIPLDRIDQVVMSYGGLRGAVAFALVILLDRAKVKAKDYFVATTIVVVFFTVIVQGLTIKPLVTWLKVKRSDHHKPTLNEELHEHAFDHILAAVEDIVGHHGYHYWRDKWEQFDKKYLSQLLMRKSAYRLRDEIWDVYYKLNIRDAISFVDQGGHVLSAAKLALPSMPSRTSMSESSVTNLLRESGSGACLDLQVIDTVRSRRDKEDAAMHHVLRGSLYKPRRRYKASYSRHFISPDKQERQDKEIFRQNMKRRLETFKSTKHNVCSSKSKARLKEKGRKKKNISLTSDAPNGKTHRNVPWQEGAPVLVMVSSEEEESDSSETEREDDEGIVFIARATDEVLQGKTTPGSLDVCPSPCIIPPSPTLAEKELPWKGDQADLAVYISSETTKIVPVDMQKAWNQSISSLESIASPPGIESGPQHRRFACPVLEEQPQSASQAMPEQSSCFQFPSHISKSGRSQSDSSPDGAEQQELQPLMATEEQGRMLPAAEPRWLMFNRASHL, encoded by the exons aTGCAGCCCCCGGCGGcatcccccggccccgccgccccggcgggaGCCGAGCTGCTGCGGTGGCAGTGGCGGGAGGTGCAGGCGCCCTGCCTGGTGGCCGCCTGGATCCTGGTGGCCAGCCTGGCCAAGATCG tTTTCCACCTGTCAAGGAAGGTGACATCCATCGTCCCGGAGAGctgcctcctcatcctgctggggctgggcctGGGGGGCATTGTGTTGGCCGTGGCGAAGAAAGCCGAGTTCCAGCTGGAGCCCaacatgttcttcctcttccttctgccccccaTTGTCCTAGACTCAGGCTACTTCATGCCCAGCCGGCTGTTCTTCGACAACATCGGCGCCATCCTCACCTATGCGGTGGTGGGCACGCTCTGGAACTCCTTCACCACCGGCACTGCACTCTGGGGGCTGCACCGGGCTGGGCTCATGG ATCCGGGCGTCGAAGCTGGGCTGATGGATTTCCTGCTCTTCGGCAGCCTCATTTCAGCTGTGGACCCTGTGGCAGTGCTGGCCGTCTTCGAAGAGGTCCATGTAAACGAGACCCTCTTCATCATCGTGTTCGGCGAGTCTCTCCTGAACGACGCTGTCACCGTG GTGCTGTACAAAGTCTTCAACTCTTTTGTGGAGCTGGGCCCAGCACACATCCATGCCACGGACTACGTGAAGGGGGTAG CCTCCTTCTTCCTGGTGAGCCTGGGGGGCACGGCCGTGGGGCTGCTCTTCGCCTTTCTCCTGGCCCTGATCACGCGGTTCACCAAGCGCGTGCGCATCATCGAGCCGCTCTTCGTCTTCCTCCTGGCCTACGTCGCGTATCTTGCTGCTGAGATGGTCTCGCTCTCCTCCATCCTGGC AGTCACCTTCTGTGGGATCTGCTGCAAGAAATATGTGGAAGCCAACATCTCCCAGAAATCCCGCACCACGGTCAAGTACACCATGAAGACACTGGCCAGCAGCTCAGAGACCATCATCTTCATGTTTCTGGGCATCTCGGCTGTGGACACCTCCAAGTGGGCATGGGACACAGCGCTGGTGCTGGGCACCCTGTTCTTTATCCTGCTCTTCAGAGCAGTGG GCGTTGTCCTCCAGACCTACGTGCTCAACCGCTTCCGCCTCATCCCCCTGGACAGGATCGACCAGGTGGTCATGTCATATGGTGGCCTCCGCGGAGCCGTGGCCTTCGCCCTGGTCATCCTGCTGGACAGGGCAAAGGTGAAAGCCAAGGACTACTTTGTGGCAACGACCATTGTGGTGGTGTTCTTCACTGTCATTGTGCAG GGCCTCACCATCAAACCCCTGGTGACGTGGTTGAAGGTCAAGCGCAGCGACCACCACAAGCCCACGCTAAACGAGGAGCTGCATGAGCAC GCCTTTGACCACATCCTGGCAGCAGTGGAGGACATCGTGGGCCACCACGGCTACCATTACTGGCGGGACAA GTGGGAACAGTTCGACAAGAAGTATCTGAGCCAGCTCCTGATGCGGAAATCTGCCTACAGGCTGCGGGATGAGATCTGGGATGTTTACTACAAGCTGAACATCCGTGATGCTATCAGCTTCGTCGACCAG GGTGGCCACGTGCTCTCGGCAGCCAAGCTGGCGCTGCCCTCCATGCCCAGCCGCACGTCCATGTCGGAGTCATCGGTCACAAACCTCCT GAGAGAGAGCGGGAGCGGTGCGTGCCTGGACCTGCAGGTGATCGACACGGTGCGGAGCCGCCGGGACAAGGAGGACGCTGCCATGCACCACGTGCTGCGAGGGAGCCTCTACAAGCCCCGTCGGCGG TACAAGGCCAGCTACAGCCGTCACTTCATCTCTCCAGATAAACAAGAGCGCCAAGATAAAGAAATCTTCCGGCAGAACATGAAAAGGCGGCTGGAGACCTTCAAGTCCACAAAGCACAACGTCTGCTCCTCCAAGAGCAAGGCCAGGCTGAaggaaaagggcaggaaaaaG AAGAACATCTCTCTGACCAGCGACGCACCCAATGGGAAGACGCACAGAAACGTCCCCTGGCAGGAGGGAG CTCCTGTCCTGGTGATGGtcagctcagaggaggaggagagcgataGCtcggagacagagagagaggacGATGAAGGAATTGTATTCATCGCTCGAGCCACCGATGAGGTCCTGCAGGGAAAGACAACTCCTG GTAGCCTGGAtgtctgccccagcccctgcatCATCCCGCCATCGCCCACCTTGGCAGAGAAGGAGCTGCCGTGGAAAGGAGACCAGGCTGATTTGGCTGTTTACATCTCCTCGGAGACCACCAAAATTGTGCCAGTGGATATGCAGAAGGCGTGGAACCAAAGCATCTCCTCCCTGGAGAGCATTGCTTCCCCCCCAGGCATCGAGAGCGGACCTCAGCATAGGAGATTcgcctgccctgtgctggaggaACAACCCCAGTCTGCGAGCCAGGCGATGCCGGAGCAGAGCTCCTGCTTCCAGTTCCCCAGCCACATCTCTAAGAGCGGCCGGTCGCAGAGCGACAGCAGCCCGGACGGCgctgagcagcaggagctgcagcctttgATGGCCacggaggagcagggcaggatgcTGCCCGCCGCGGAGCCCAGATGGCTGATGTTCAACAGAGCGAGCCACCTCTGA
- the SLC9A5 gene encoding sodium/hydrogen exchanger 5 isoform X3 — protein MVSLSSILAVTFCGICCKKYVEANISQKSRTTVKYTMKTLASSSETIIFMFLGISAVDTSKWAWDTALVLGTLFFILLFRAVGVVLQTYVLNRFRLIPLDRIDQVVMSYGGLRGAVAFALVILLDRAKVKAKDYFVATTIVVVFFTVIVQGLTIKPLVTWLKVKRSDHHKPTLNEELHEHAFDHILAAVEDIVGHHGYHYWRDKWEQFDKKYLSQLLMRKSAYRLRDEIWDVYYKLNIRDAISFVDQGGHVLSAAKLALPSMPSRTSMSESSVTNLLRESGSGACLDLQVIDTVRSRRDKEDAAMHHVLRGSLYKPRRRYKASYSRHFISPDKQERQDKEIFRQNMKRRLETFKSTKHNVCSSKSKARLKEKGRKKKNISLTSDAPNGKTHRNVPWQEGAPVLVMVSSEEEESDSSETEREDDEGIVFIARATDEVLQGKTTPGSLDVCPSPCIIPPSPTLAEKELPWKGDQADLAVYISSETTKIVPVDMQKAWNQSISSLESIASPPGIESGPQHRRFACPVLEEQPQSASQAMPEQSSCFQFPSHISKSGRSQSDSSPDGAEQQELQPLMATEEQGRMLPAAEPRWLMFNRASHL, from the exons ATGGTCTCGCTCTCCTCCATCCTGGC AGTCACCTTCTGTGGGATCTGCTGCAAGAAATATGTGGAAGCCAACATCTCCCAGAAATCCCGCACCACGGTCAAGTACACCATGAAGACACTGGCCAGCAGCTCAGAGACCATCATCTTCATGTTTCTGGGCATCTCGGCTGTGGACACCTCCAAGTGGGCATGGGACACAGCGCTGGTGCTGGGCACCCTGTTCTTTATCCTGCTCTTCAGAGCAGTGG GCGTTGTCCTCCAGACCTACGTGCTCAACCGCTTCCGCCTCATCCCCCTGGACAGGATCGACCAGGTGGTCATGTCATATGGTGGCCTCCGCGGAGCCGTGGCCTTCGCCCTGGTCATCCTGCTGGACAGGGCAAAGGTGAAAGCCAAGGACTACTTTGTGGCAACGACCATTGTGGTGGTGTTCTTCACTGTCATTGTGCAG GGCCTCACCATCAAACCCCTGGTGACGTGGTTGAAGGTCAAGCGCAGCGACCACCACAAGCCCACGCTAAACGAGGAGCTGCATGAGCAC GCCTTTGACCACATCCTGGCAGCAGTGGAGGACATCGTGGGCCACCACGGCTACCATTACTGGCGGGACAA GTGGGAACAGTTCGACAAGAAGTATCTGAGCCAGCTCCTGATGCGGAAATCTGCCTACAGGCTGCGGGATGAGATCTGGGATGTTTACTACAAGCTGAACATCCGTGATGCTATCAGCTTCGTCGACCAG GGTGGCCACGTGCTCTCGGCAGCCAAGCTGGCGCTGCCCTCCATGCCCAGCCGCACGTCCATGTCGGAGTCATCGGTCACAAACCTCCT GAGAGAGAGCGGGAGCGGTGCGTGCCTGGACCTGCAGGTGATCGACACGGTGCGGAGCCGCCGGGACAAGGAGGACGCTGCCATGCACCACGTGCTGCGAGGGAGCCTCTACAAGCCCCGTCGGCGG TACAAGGCCAGCTACAGCCGTCACTTCATCTCTCCAGATAAACAAGAGCGCCAAGATAAAGAAATCTTCCGGCAGAACATGAAAAGGCGGCTGGAGACCTTCAAGTCCACAAAGCACAACGTCTGCTCCTCCAAGAGCAAGGCCAGGCTGAaggaaaagggcaggaaaaaG AAGAACATCTCTCTGACCAGCGACGCACCCAATGGGAAGACGCACAGAAACGTCCCCTGGCAGGAGGGAG CTCCTGTCCTGGTGATGGtcagctcagaggaggaggagagcgataGCtcggagacagagagagaggacGATGAAGGAATTGTATTCATCGCTCGAGCCACCGATGAGGTCCTGCAGGGAAAGACAACTCCTG GTAGCCTGGAtgtctgccccagcccctgcatCATCCCGCCATCGCCCACCTTGGCAGAGAAGGAGCTGCCGTGGAAAGGAGACCAGGCTGATTTGGCTGTTTACATCTCCTCGGAGACCACCAAAATTGTGCCAGTGGATATGCAGAAGGCGTGGAACCAAAGCATCTCCTCCCTGGAGAGCATTGCTTCCCCCCCAGGCATCGAGAGCGGACCTCAGCATAGGAGATTcgcctgccctgtgctggaggaACAACCCCAGTCTGCGAGCCAGGCGATGCCGGAGCAGAGCTCCTGCTTCCAGTTCCCCAGCCACATCTCTAAGAGCGGCCGGTCGCAGAGCGACAGCAGCCCGGACGGCgctgagcagcaggagctgcagcctttgATGGCCacggaggagcagggcaggatgcTGCCCGCCGCGGAGCCCAGATGGCTGATGTTCAACAGAGCGAGCCACCTCTGA
- the SLC9A5 gene encoding sodium/hydrogen exchanger 5 isoform X1: MQPPAASPGPAAPAGAELLRWQWREVQAPCLVAAWILVASLAKIVFHLSRKVTSIVPESCLLILLGLGLGGIVLAVAKKAEFQLEPNMFFLFLLPPIVLDSGYFMPSRLFFDNIGAILTYAVVGTLWNSFTTGTALWGLHRAGLMADPGVEAGLMDFLLFGSLISAVDPVAVLAVFEEVHVNETLFIIVFGESLLNDAVTVVLYKVFNSFVELGPAHIHATDYVKGVASFFLVSLGGTAVGLLFAFLLALITRFTKRVRIIEPLFVFLLAYVAYLAAEMVSLSSILAVTFCGICCKKYVEANISQKSRTTVKYTMKTLASSSETIIFMFLGISAVDTSKWAWDTALVLGTLFFILLFRAVGVVLQTYVLNRFRLIPLDRIDQVVMSYGGLRGAVAFALVILLDRAKVKAKDYFVATTIVVVFFTVIVQGLTIKPLVTWLKVKRSDHHKPTLNEELHEHAFDHILAAVEDIVGHHGYHYWRDKWEQFDKKYLSQLLMRKSAYRLRDEIWDVYYKLNIRDAISFVDQGGHVLSAAKLALPSMPSRTSMSESSVTNLLRESGSGACLDLQVIDTVRSRRDKEDAAMHHVLRGSLYKPRRRYKASYSRHFISPDKQERQDKEIFRQNMKRRLETFKSTKHNVCSSKSKARLKEKGRKKKNISLTSDAPNGKTHRNVPWQEGAPVLVMVSSEEEESDSSETEREDDEGIVFIARATDEVLQGKTTPGSLDVCPSPCIIPPSPTLAEKELPWKGDQADLAVYISSETTKIVPVDMQKAWNQSISSLESIASPPGIESGPQHRRFACPVLEEQPQSASQAMPEQSSCFQFPSHISKSGRSQSDSSPDGAEQQELQPLMATEEQGRMLPAAEPRWLMFNRASHL, encoded by the exons aTGCAGCCCCCGGCGGcatcccccggccccgccgccccggcgggaGCCGAGCTGCTGCGGTGGCAGTGGCGGGAGGTGCAGGCGCCCTGCCTGGTGGCCGCCTGGATCCTGGTGGCCAGCCTGGCCAAGATCG tTTTCCACCTGTCAAGGAAGGTGACATCCATCGTCCCGGAGAGctgcctcctcatcctgctggggctgggcctGGGGGGCATTGTGTTGGCCGTGGCGAAGAAAGCCGAGTTCCAGCTGGAGCCCaacatgttcttcctcttccttctgccccccaTTGTCCTAGACTCAGGCTACTTCATGCCCAGCCGGCTGTTCTTCGACAACATCGGCGCCATCCTCACCTATGCGGTGGTGGGCACGCTCTGGAACTCCTTCACCACCGGCACTGCACTCTGGGGGCTGCACCGGGCTGGGCTCATGG CAGATCCGGGCGTCGAAGCTGGGCTGATGGATTTCCTGCTCTTCGGCAGCCTCATTTCAGCTGTGGACCCTGTGGCAGTGCTGGCCGTCTTCGAAGAGGTCCATGTAAACGAGACCCTCTTCATCATCGTGTTCGGCGAGTCTCTCCTGAACGACGCTGTCACCGTG GTGCTGTACAAAGTCTTCAACTCTTTTGTGGAGCTGGGCCCAGCACACATCCATGCCACGGACTACGTGAAGGGGGTAG CCTCCTTCTTCCTGGTGAGCCTGGGGGGCACGGCCGTGGGGCTGCTCTTCGCCTTTCTCCTGGCCCTGATCACGCGGTTCACCAAGCGCGTGCGCATCATCGAGCCGCTCTTCGTCTTCCTCCTGGCCTACGTCGCGTATCTTGCTGCTGAGATGGTCTCGCTCTCCTCCATCCTGGC AGTCACCTTCTGTGGGATCTGCTGCAAGAAATATGTGGAAGCCAACATCTCCCAGAAATCCCGCACCACGGTCAAGTACACCATGAAGACACTGGCCAGCAGCTCAGAGACCATCATCTTCATGTTTCTGGGCATCTCGGCTGTGGACACCTCCAAGTGGGCATGGGACACAGCGCTGGTGCTGGGCACCCTGTTCTTTATCCTGCTCTTCAGAGCAGTGG GCGTTGTCCTCCAGACCTACGTGCTCAACCGCTTCCGCCTCATCCCCCTGGACAGGATCGACCAGGTGGTCATGTCATATGGTGGCCTCCGCGGAGCCGTGGCCTTCGCCCTGGTCATCCTGCTGGACAGGGCAAAGGTGAAAGCCAAGGACTACTTTGTGGCAACGACCATTGTGGTGGTGTTCTTCACTGTCATTGTGCAG GGCCTCACCATCAAACCCCTGGTGACGTGGTTGAAGGTCAAGCGCAGCGACCACCACAAGCCCACGCTAAACGAGGAGCTGCATGAGCAC GCCTTTGACCACATCCTGGCAGCAGTGGAGGACATCGTGGGCCACCACGGCTACCATTACTGGCGGGACAA GTGGGAACAGTTCGACAAGAAGTATCTGAGCCAGCTCCTGATGCGGAAATCTGCCTACAGGCTGCGGGATGAGATCTGGGATGTTTACTACAAGCTGAACATCCGTGATGCTATCAGCTTCGTCGACCAG GGTGGCCACGTGCTCTCGGCAGCCAAGCTGGCGCTGCCCTCCATGCCCAGCCGCACGTCCATGTCGGAGTCATCGGTCACAAACCTCCT GAGAGAGAGCGGGAGCGGTGCGTGCCTGGACCTGCAGGTGATCGACACGGTGCGGAGCCGCCGGGACAAGGAGGACGCTGCCATGCACCACGTGCTGCGAGGGAGCCTCTACAAGCCCCGTCGGCGG TACAAGGCCAGCTACAGCCGTCACTTCATCTCTCCAGATAAACAAGAGCGCCAAGATAAAGAAATCTTCCGGCAGAACATGAAAAGGCGGCTGGAGACCTTCAAGTCCACAAAGCACAACGTCTGCTCCTCCAAGAGCAAGGCCAGGCTGAaggaaaagggcaggaaaaaG AAGAACATCTCTCTGACCAGCGACGCACCCAATGGGAAGACGCACAGAAACGTCCCCTGGCAGGAGGGAG CTCCTGTCCTGGTGATGGtcagctcagaggaggaggagagcgataGCtcggagacagagagagaggacGATGAAGGAATTGTATTCATCGCTCGAGCCACCGATGAGGTCCTGCAGGGAAAGACAACTCCTG GTAGCCTGGAtgtctgccccagcccctgcatCATCCCGCCATCGCCCACCTTGGCAGAGAAGGAGCTGCCGTGGAAAGGAGACCAGGCTGATTTGGCTGTTTACATCTCCTCGGAGACCACCAAAATTGTGCCAGTGGATATGCAGAAGGCGTGGAACCAAAGCATCTCCTCCCTGGAGAGCATTGCTTCCCCCCCAGGCATCGAGAGCGGACCTCAGCATAGGAGATTcgcctgccctgtgctggaggaACAACCCCAGTCTGCGAGCCAGGCGATGCCGGAGCAGAGCTCCTGCTTCCAGTTCCCCAGCCACATCTCTAAGAGCGGCCGGTCGCAGAGCGACAGCAGCCCGGACGGCgctgagcagcaggagctgcagcctttgATGGCCacggaggagcagggcaggatgcTGCCCGCCGCGGAGCCCAGATGGCTGATGTTCAACAGAGCGAGCCACCTCTGA